Proteins encoded by one window of Methylomonas sp. AM2-LC:
- a CDS encoding helix-turn-helix domain-containing protein → MLTKQAIDLDLDGEIQSEFLPISIKSISLGTSLENNSNSCIDLLNVECNLFSQALILAKGNRARAARMLGVSRNRMSEFQKHI, encoded by the coding sequence ATGTTAACCAAACAAGCAATCGATCTTGATTTGGACGGAGAGATTCAATCTGAATTTCTACCAATATCAATTAAAAGTATAAGCCTTGGTACTTCTTTAGAAAATAATAGCAATTCGTGCATTGATTTGCTGAATGTTGAATGTAACCTTTTTAGTCAAGCATTAATACTAGCAAAAGGAAATCGAGCGCGCGCAGCCCGAATGCTAGGAGTTTCAAGGAATAGAATGTCCGAATTTCAAAAACACATTTAA
- a CDS encoding DNA/RNA non-specific endonuclease, producing the protein MSKKLFLILALWFFVYSLAISASAEKFTDRIRQNALDGASSHSLTDQDVVIQDVIQNRAGDEFCNQNYFEGSMPKILTPRLKELSQHVCYPNYASYFSGLTRTPLWSANHLTKDRISIACQLKQRDDPHPDPNLAPEARSEVADYLKSGFDFGHLVSSLDAASIEDQADVSSLVNVVPQDHANNIGVWLKLGNAARNLALLGHDVFVVSGPFFDGNQIQQINNRVIVPSGLFKAIFDASTHKASVYMTPNTSDQIYSVISVKDASEKFGIDPFPSIPEYSRENKLDIMPPSPKTQCYSW; encoded by the coding sequence ATGAGTAAAAAATTATTTTTAATTTTGGCATTATGGTTTTTTGTCTATTCATTGGCAATCTCTGCATCTGCAGAAAAATTCACTGATCGTATTAGACAGAACGCGCTAGATGGAGCAAGCAGTCATTCCTTAACTGATCAAGATGTAGTGATTCAAGACGTCATACAGAATAGAGCAGGTGACGAATTTTGTAATCAAAACTATTTTGAAGGCAGCATGCCTAAGATTTTAACTCCACGATTAAAAGAATTATCCCAGCACGTTTGTTATCCAAATTACGCGTCATATTTTTCAGGCTTAACAAGGACTCCTTTATGGTCGGCAAATCATTTGACCAAGGATCGTATATCCATCGCGTGTCAATTAAAACAACGTGACGATCCCCATCCTGATCCTAATCTAGCCCCTGAAGCACGAAGTGAAGTTGCGGATTATTTGAAATCCGGATTCGATTTTGGTCATTTAGTTTCGTCACTAGACGCGGCTTCAATTGAAGATCAGGCCGATGTATCTTCATTGGTTAATGTGGTGCCGCAGGATCATGCCAATAATATCGGTGTATGGTTGAAATTGGGGAATGCAGCTCGAAATCTTGCGCTATTGGGCCATGATGTTTTTGTTGTCAGTGGACCATTTTTTGATGGTAATCAGATTCAACAAATAAATAATCGTGTCATCGTGCCATCTGGTTTATTTAAAGCTATTTTTGATGCGTCAACTCACAAGGCGTCCGTTTACATGACGCCTAACACTAGCGACCAGATATATTCCGTCATAAGCGTTAAGGATGCATCAGAAAAATTTGGCATTGATCCTTTTCCATCAATTCCTGAATATTCTCGGGAAAATAAATTAGATATTATGCCTCCATCACCAAAAACACAATGCTATTCCTGGTAG
- the ssb gene encoding single-stranded DNA-binding protein gives MYFNKHLIVGRIGREPDIRVLPVSGKTVANFSVATTDHYKDKHTGEWTERTEWHNVVVFGKTADYVRDYVKKGQLVLCEGPSRTRKWTHNDGGDRYTTEIHAEIVRLHKRDNSSPAENPSNSNSSTTATSSYDDFNPDEDF, from the coding sequence ATGTACTTTAACAAACATCTAATTGTTGGACGTATCGGTAGAGAACCTGATATTCGCGTATTGCCTGTTAGTGGCAAGACTGTAGCAAATTTTAGTGTTGCAACTACTGACCACTATAAAGATAAACATACAGGCGAGTGGACCGAACGTACCGAATGGCACAATGTTGTTGTATTTGGGAAAACGGCCGACTATGTTCGTGATTATGTCAAAAAGGGCCAACTGGTTCTTTGCGAAGGTCCTTCCCGCACACGAAAATGGACGCATAATGATGGTGGTGATCGATATACTACTGAAATTCATGCTGAAATTGTTAGACTCCACAAAAGAGATAACAGTTCACCTGCTGAAAATCCATCGAATTCAAACTCATCTACGACTGCTACATCAAGTTACGATGATTTCAATCCAGATGAAGATTTCTAA
- the bet gene encoding phage recombination protein Bet, with protein sequence MTTNTTKPSADSSETAAGKKSEKLKETLAAKFCSRFSIESEEKLLSILKSTAFKVKDGEVTDEQMQALLIVSDQYGLNPFTKEIFAYPDKNNGIVPVVSIDGWLRIINQHPMMDGMNFENSNNWLTPDNGKTSPEWMECILYRKDRNHPVRIKEYLDEVYRAPFEKKNQNNGQTYLVNGPWQTHTKRIMRHKSLIQCARYAFGFAGLYDEDEALRILEDNDNSVIDVQAEVINSEPVKLSNTDIKTLDRLTTRCITENSWQGAIDWINSNRNPELANVMVDALNKNKNDFEKGKLIAPNATQTQSQSQSTLVSNQTSGDEKDKGTDSVRKTNLDEARKRLN encoded by the coding sequence ATGACAACCAACACCACAAAACCTTCTGCAGATTCATCAGAAACTGCTGCGGGTAAAAAGTCTGAAAAATTAAAAGAAACTTTAGCTGCGAAGTTTTGCAGTCGATTTTCTATTGAAAGCGAAGAAAAATTGCTTTCAATTCTAAAATCCACGGCTTTCAAAGTCAAAGATGGTGAGGTGACTGATGAGCAAATGCAAGCATTACTCATTGTTTCTGACCAATATGGTTTGAATCCATTTACAAAGGAAATTTTTGCTTATCCTGATAAGAACAATGGTATTGTTCCCGTTGTGTCAATCGACGGTTGGTTGCGGATTATTAATCAGCATCCAATGATGGATGGTATGAATTTTGAAAATTCAAATAATTGGCTAACACCAGATAACGGAAAAACTTCTCCGGAATGGATGGAATGTATTCTTTATAGAAAGGATAGGAATCACCCCGTCCGTATTAAAGAGTATTTGGACGAGGTTTATAGAGCACCGTTTGAAAAGAAAAATCAAAATAATGGTCAGACTTATCTAGTAAATGGCCCATGGCAAACTCATACCAAGCGAATAATGCGTCATAAGTCACTGATCCAATGCGCTAGATATGCTTTTGGATTTGCGGGTTTATATGATGAAGATGAGGCACTTCGAATATTGGAAGATAATGATAATTCTGTTATCGATGTTCAAGCGGAAGTGATTAATTCAGAGCCTGTTAAATTATCTAATACAGATATCAAAACTTTAGATAGATTAACTACACGATGCATAACCGAAAATTCTTGGCAAGGTGCAATTGACTGGATTAACTCAAATCGCAATCCTGAGCTTGCAAATGTTATGGTCGACGCTTTAAACAAAAATAAAAATGATTTTGAAAAAGGAAAATTGATTGCTCCTAATGCAACACAAACTCAATCTCAATCTCAATCAACACTAGTATCAAACCAAACGTCTGGTGACGAAAAGGACAAAGGTACTGATTCTGTTCGAAAAACTAATTTAGATGAAGCGAGAAAACGTCTAAATTAA
- a CDS encoding TM0106 family RecB-like putative nuclease, producing the protein MGPINQAKISYDMYKRTNNIIYSPSDLVVFMRSNFASWMDRLSIEHPEMIAGIERTVDPLMNLLANKGNLHENNFLRHLVDTHGVDSVAIVKADDQSERIRQTIAFMESGFPFIYQAALARDCFSGSADFLVKKQGSSCFGDYQYEPWDCKLSQTTQAYFLIQLCCYSWMLEEIQQKRPMDAVIMLGDFTEDRFSVARYYNFFNNLKTEFLGAQITFIPDFSQMPDPAFFSENGTWTGFANEWMERTDSLGLVAGIRKSQIKKLRDASVNTLTELANLEDTFTIKGFQTASLSKLKAQAEIQFASRGLKKPLFKVLSIDNGKGLSTLPPESAHDLYFDVEGHPLYDRGLEYLWGVTFKCPVTKKGKKYAFKDFWAHTPDQEKAAFEKFVDWAYSRWQRNQTMHIYHYAAYEVSVMRRLSTKYETRIRETAELLANGVFVDLFRIVSNSLIVGEPKYSIKNLEHIYRDKRTTQVANGGDSVVFYEMWRQSGGVDRWCSEGYAEWEKLQENFDWKKWPELNDIREYNIDDCESTLDCCAWLRDIQTKEGISYAPLNKLESDTEKTVRQIQSAEKKKNIKEWHEQLFKRFSSDEYLQSQAHVQLAMDVLGYFNRENKPKIWAFFERQEKTDEALFDDDTCINGLVIKNIQQVVDSTFSVTCEFDPRQPIRKDKFSTGTIKGTDVKFKAAVFLPCSENNMIEFSVESVDALKSVPGGKLHAFADEPFLNTEKMETRLCEVAEAVLDMYESDVVSTILNQDKPTFNVLDNNDQSPILPINHERFITDNEYLSAVIRSIQSLNQSVMCIQGPPGAGKTFFSSHVITALVESGKRVGVMSNSHAAIMNLLDSVLKIRPNLSIAKVGGFGSKQDDFRKKYPEENYPNFIYRSSMMFTKRDPYHSFALVGGTAFTFASDIAFDHPLDVLFVDESSQTALAHILAVAGAAKSIVLMGDQMQLGSPTQGTHPGNSGLSALEHMLAGHSVIPEDKGIFLDKTYRMNPSVCEPLSEVVYEGKLRAAEGNEKQIIAIPNPNKISISNGILVVDAEHIGNRQSSQEEVLVIKLLIDELKTGMYVDKHGASHAITNDNILIISPFNMQVNLLKEHLPGFSIGTIDKFQGQESAVVIISMAVSDVEESSRGLSFLFDINRLNVAISRAKALAIIVANPGLEKCNVTSLEQMEKCSFFSRLIAA; encoded by the coding sequence ATGGGTCCCATCAATCAAGCGAAAATTTCTTACGACATGTACAAAAGAACCAATAATATTATTTACTCACCATCAGACCTTGTTGTATTTATGAGGTCAAACTTTGCTTCATGGATGGATCGACTTTCCATTGAACACCCTGAAATGATTGCGGGAATTGAAAGAACTGTTGATCCACTAATGAACCTGTTAGCAAACAAAGGTAATCTGCATGAAAATAATTTTTTGAGGCACTTGGTTGATACCCACGGTGTAGACTCAGTAGCTATTGTTAAAGCGGATGATCAATCCGAACGCATTCGTCAAACAATTGCGTTTATGGAATCTGGTTTTCCGTTTATTTATCAAGCGGCGCTTGCTCGTGATTGTTTTTCAGGTAGTGCCGATTTTTTGGTAAAAAAACAGGGGTCTTCTTGTTTCGGTGATTATCAATATGAACCCTGGGATTGTAAGCTATCTCAGACTACACAAGCCTATTTCCTGATTCAGCTTTGCTGTTATAGCTGGATGCTTGAAGAAATACAGCAAAAGCGACCTATGGATGCGGTGATCATGCTGGGTGATTTTACGGAAGATCGCTTTTCAGTTGCCAGATATTATAATTTTTTCAATAACCTAAAAACTGAATTTTTGGGTGCGCAAATCACCTTTATACCTGACTTTTCTCAAATGCCTGATCCTGCATTTTTCAGTGAAAATGGGACTTGGACTGGATTTGCAAATGAATGGATGGAACGAACAGATAGCCTTGGTTTGGTGGCGGGAATTCGGAAAAGCCAAATTAAAAAATTGCGAGATGCTTCTGTAAATACCCTGACTGAACTAGCGAACTTGGAAGATACTTTTACTATCAAAGGGTTTCAGACAGCGTCATTGTCAAAACTGAAGGCGCAAGCTGAAATACAGTTTGCATCACGAGGTTTAAAAAAGCCATTATTTAAAGTATTGTCGATAGATAATGGTAAAGGATTGTCTACCCTACCCCCTGAATCTGCGCACGACCTCTATTTCGATGTTGAAGGACATCCTTTGTATGACCGTGGCCTTGAATATTTATGGGGCGTGACATTCAAATGTCCTGTTACAAAAAAAGGTAAAAAGTATGCATTTAAAGATTTCTGGGCCCACACGCCAGACCAAGAAAAAGCTGCATTTGAGAAATTTGTTGATTGGGCTTATAGCCGTTGGCAGCGTAATCAAACAATGCACATTTATCATTATGCGGCTTATGAAGTATCGGTTATGCGTCGATTATCGACTAAGTATGAAACACGGATTAGAGAAACCGCAGAGCTTTTAGCTAACGGTGTTTTTGTTGATCTTTTTAGAATCGTTTCAAATAGTTTAATTGTAGGTGAGCCCAAGTACTCTATAAAGAACCTTGAGCATATTTATCGGGATAAGCGTACTACTCAAGTTGCCAATGGAGGCGATTCCGTGGTTTTTTACGAAATGTGGAGGCAATCGGGTGGTGTTGATCGTTGGTGCAGCGAGGGATATGCTGAATGGGAAAAATTACAAGAAAATTTTGACTGGAAAAAGTGGCCTGAATTAAACGATATCCGAGAATACAATATAGATGACTGTGAAAGTACCTTGGATTGCTGTGCTTGGTTGCGTGATATACAGACAAAAGAGGGTATTTCTTACGCTCCATTAAATAAGCTAGAATCCGATACGGAAAAAACTGTCCGTCAAATTCAATCTGCAGAAAAAAAGAAAAATATAAAAGAATGGCACGAGCAATTGTTTAAACGTTTTTCTTCTGATGAGTATTTGCAATCACAAGCTCATGTGCAATTGGCAATGGATGTCCTTGGATATTTTAATCGTGAAAATAAACCTAAAATATGGGCATTTTTTGAGCGGCAAGAAAAAACCGATGAAGCTTTATTTGATGATGACACATGTATTAACGGTTTGGTAATCAAAAATATTCAGCAAGTGGTTGATTCCACGTTTTCTGTTACGTGCGAATTTGATCCTAGACAACCCATTCGAAAAGATAAATTCTCAACAGGAACAATTAAAGGCACTGATGTTAAATTTAAGGCTGCGGTTTTTTTGCCATGTTCTGAAAACAATATGATTGAGTTTTCTGTGGAGTCTGTTGATGCATTGAAGTCTGTACCTGGTGGTAAATTACATGCGTTCGCCGACGAACCCTTTCTCAATACAGAAAAAATGGAAACACGTTTGTGCGAAGTTGCGGAGGCGGTTTTGGATATGTATGAATCGGATGTTGTGAGTACGATTCTTAATCAAGATAAACCTACATTTAATGTGCTGGACAATAATGATCAATCTCCAATATTACCTATCAATCACGAGCGATTTATTACGGATAATGAGTATTTAAGCGCAGTTATTCGATCTATACAATCGCTAAATCAAAGCGTAATGTGTATACAAGGCCCCCCTGGCGCTGGTAAAACATTTTTTTCCAGCCATGTTATTACTGCCCTTGTTGAGTCTGGAAAGCGTGTAGGTGTAATGTCCAATAGTCATGCTGCAATCATGAATCTATTAGATTCTGTTCTGAAAATACGCCCCAACCTATCTATTGCTAAGGTTGGTGGGTTTGGAAGTAAACAGGATGATTTTCGCAAGAAGTATCCAGAAGAAAACTATCCTAATTTTATCTATCGATCTTCTATGATGTTCACCAAGAGAGATCCTTATCATTCATTTGCTTTGGTAGGCGGCACAGCCTTTACTTTTGCTTCAGATATTGCTTTTGATCATCCATTAGACGTGCTTTTTGTTGATGAATCTAGCCAAACGGCTTTGGCACATATACTGGCTGTGGCAGGTGCGGCTAAATCAATTGTATTAATGGGTGATCAGATGCAACTTGGGAGTCCTACTCAAGGCACACATCCTGGTAATTCAGGATTGTCTGCATTGGAGCACATGCTGGCAGGTCACTCAGTTATACCAGAAGACAAGGGTATATTCTTGGATAAAACATACAGAATGAATCCTTCTGTATGCGAACCATTATCTGAAGTAGTTTACGAAGGAAAACTTCGGGCTGCGGAAGGCAATGAAAAACAAATTATCGCCATTCCCAATCCAAACAAGATATCCATTAGCAACGGCATTTTAGTAGTGGATGCTGAGCACATTGGAAATCGTCAGTCTAGTCAAGAAGAAGTATTGGTAATTAAATTGCTGATAGATGAGCTAAAAACTGGTATGTATGTTGATAAGCATGGCGCGTCACATGCCATAACCAATGATAATATTTTAATTATTTCGCCATTCAATATGCAAGTTAACCTGTTAAAAGAACATTTACCAGGATTCTCAATTGGAACTATTGACAAATTTCAGGGCCAAGAAAGTGCCGTTGTTATAATTTCAATGGCTGTTTCAGATGTAGAAGAATCAAGTAGAGGACTTAGTTTCTTGTTTGATATAAATCGATTAAATGTTGCTATATCAAGGGCAAAAGCATTGGCCATTATTGTGGCTAACCCCGGTCTTGAAAAATGTAATGTAACAAGTCTCGAACAAATGGAGAAGTGTTCGTTTTTTTCACGATTAATTGCGGCCTAA
- the traA gene encoding TraA family conjugative transfer protein, which produces MKFNKKAVIAASLLSLALATDAMAGTDTTFSSIYTKLTHWTQGTLGQVISLAAFLVGLGAGVVNQSIIAVVIGISIALALNYAPTIIGGIVTGLA; this is translated from the coding sequence ATGAAATTTAACAAAAAAGCTGTTATTGCCGCATCTCTACTGTCTCTGGCACTGGCAACAGATGCTATGGCCGGAACCGACACGACTTTTTCAAGCATCTATACCAAACTGACACACTGGACTCAAGGCACTTTAGGTCAAGTAATTTCTTTAGCGGCTTTCTTGGTCGGTTTAGGCGCTGGTGTTGTCAATCAATCTATCATAGCAGTGGTAATCGGCATTTCAATAGCGTTAGCTTTGAATTATGCGCCTACTATTATCGGCGGCATCGTTACCGGTTTGGCTTAA